tcataggaAGAGTTTACAAAAGATGGGTTTgcattttaatcaaatttttgAGACGGCTGCACTCGCATATCATCACAGAATACTTTGCCTACATCATAGatgcagcaggaaagcagaaGGGACGTCACACCAGGATTTCCATGCCAGCACTCAACTCTCTACTTTCCGCAGTGGACTTTCATGGACCTCCCTGAACTCTATGATGGATTTTCTGTTTATCTCCAAAGTTTCTTTTTGCAATGCCAGTTTTATTTTGCAAACCTAGTAGACCTAAAGCACAATGAGAATCAATGGCTCATGTTCATGTTGTCCGGGCTCACCAGCCCAGCCTGCCAGTGGGCGGAGCTTTTTATTGCCACGAGATCCAGTGGACTAAGCAACATAGCCAAGTTTGTGGGACTATTAGGCAAGGTGTTTTGGAGTCCTGAGTTCAACCCCAACCTAAAATAATTCTTGGGGAAGGCCAGCCTGACTGACAAACCTGTTCACCAATTCACCACCCACTATGAGGAGTAGAAGGCGGGAGGGGCTGATGAAGAAAGATCTCCAGCCAAGCTCTAGCCAGAGTCCGACAGGGCAACCTCCATCCCTTCAGAGCTCAAGCAAGAGTCCAACAGGGCGGCCTCCATCCCTGCAGAGCTCAAGCAAGAGTCCGACAGGGCGGCTTCTCCTGCAGAGATGCCTCCAGAGACTGACAGGGCATCCTATatccctgcagagctccagccataGGTTGTCAGGGCAGCCTCTCCTGTAAAGCGCCCTCCAGAGATCAATGTGGTGACCTTGTTTCCTGAGCCCCAGTTTAAGATCAATGTGGTGGTCTCTCCTAATGTTTTCCTGCCAGATGCCAATGAGACGGCCTACAAAGCCATGATCACATGCCCTGCTCCTGTCTGAGGCCGATGACACAACCTTCCAAGACATGCTGATGCCAGAGGCTCATGCCAGAAGTCACTGCTTTTCATGCCATTCTCATGCCTGAGGCCAACAAGATGGCCTACCAAGACCAGCTCATGCCTGAGGCTGGAGACACAGCCTCCCAAGCCTGGTTTCTGCCTAAGAACCCTGGCGAGCATATCCTAGCCCAGCCATCTCACCTCGGTGAGCCTGTCGCCAACCCACTGCCTCCTTCCCGCCTCTATGCAACATTTCTGCTCCCCGGCTCCTCTGGAAGAAGCCCACTTCAAAGACAATGCCTGCTTGGGACTATGGATCCTGtgtggacattttgcccaggagGGCAGGATCGCCTGAAGGGAGTGTTTGCTTGGGGGGAGATCTGATCTTAAGCTACTGGCAGCGCGATAGCACACACTTCTgagttttgtctttgtttatgttatcacgtctgtttttgttttgatttctgtcATGTCTCTGCCCATGTATTGTGTATTCCCCCATGTGTCATTATGATTCTCAACTGTATGTTTTCTGCTAACTGGGTGTGTCTATTTATACTGTTGTGTTTCTGGCAAGGTATACGCTCAGTTGGCATTTGTTTCTCATGTTACCAAGCCTTGTTTCCATGTTCTTTGTTCCAGTTTTTGACTCATTGCCTGTTTCATGATTCATGTGTTTTTGCCTCGCCTTGTTTAGCCTGTTTGCCACTTACCTGACCATTGCCTGCTTATTCACTTTGTACTTGCCTCTcatttttggatttgtctgcttgtCTCTCCAACTGTACGTGCCAATCATGACAGCCTAAAAGTCccaaaaagtacatttctgtggcataactgaataataataattccttacatttatatagagtttgtctagacactcaaagtgctttacattgtatgggggatAATCTCCTTAACCagcactagtgtgtagcatccaacTGGATGATACAACgtcagccatagtgcaccagaatgttcaccacacaccagctattagtggagaggagagtgatgtagccaattcagagatggggattattagggggccatgacaAAGAAGgtccaatgggggaattttgccaggacaccagggtttttaatgaccacagagaataaggacctcagtttaacatctcatccgaAAGATGGTGCTGTTATTAAAGTATAGTGTTCCTGACATTATACTGAGGCATTAGACCCCACAccgaccacagggtgagcaccctcTATGGGCATCTTTTCCAGCAgaaaccttagttttccccaggaggtctcccatccaggtactggccaggttcaaccctgcttagcttcagttgGTCACCAggcgagagctgcagggtgatatggctcttccaatgaataaaaaagaaatcccTGTCCACCTTATTATACATGAAATATGAATAGTGCCCCCAGTGGTCAATTTAATTGGCAATGCATAATTTTTTTGGTGGCTGCTAGAGGGACTTACTATTCAAGGTTCATATTGCTCATTTTTAAACTTAACAAATGTCTGCTAAAAACCTAATTGGCCTCATTAACAATACCCCTACAAATTAGGATTTAGATGCAGAACACCAAGTTCCAGCTCAATTGGATTTACGGCCCCTCAGAAAAAGCTCCTTTGATGACCATGCCAAAAGCTCCGCAGGCCTCCTCAGAATGTTGTCAAGTTTCATGTGAGTGAATACAAGGAATTATAAGTTACAGCTGGTTTtgcatattttgtaaaaataaaaattttagcaaaaaaaaatttaagtgggtGCTGCTAAGTAATCCAAATTGCATTTTGGTTCAAACTTAGCCAAGAAATCAGtagataaaataatttttttctctagGCCTCACACTTCCTGAGATATGGCATACAACATTAGATGGGGTGCTATGCTGCACTTGGTGCCACCACTGGGCTGATTGGGCTCATCTCTCTTGCCTGAGTACAGGGAGTGCGTATTATATATTGGCTAAGTTTCATGTCCGTAGCTTGTAATGTCTGGTCTGCACATCCTTCCAAGAATTTTTCTATTCAACCCAATGGGAAAAAATTCCAACAACTGCTACACAGAATTGCACAATGAATCAGAAAGCTGTATAAAAGCACATCTTTCCTGACCAGATGAGCAATTCACCATTAGTttagatattttaaaaacagaaaagaaattgGCAGAGAAAATTTATTATTGGTGAGTCACATGAACACACTACACTCAGCATGAAGTCTGACTGCCACACCAGCTCAGGACATTCTATGTCCTCATCAGCAGAGGTCGCCCTCACCAGAGTACATTAGCCTAGTTCTAGCTCACCTCTCTGAGTTACTTCCTTGTCataaagtatacagtataatgttaaCACGTACATTATCACAGTTCCACCATCGTTTACCAACTGTAGCATTTGTGTAAGTTCTGAGCCGTGTttatttctgattattattactttgtttttgaTCACTCTTGTGGATTTGCCCTCTGATTATTTGTATCATTGTGTTTGACCCCCTGCTTAAATTACAACTCTGgcttttgaattgttttttataCGTATCTTCTATAAGGCCTGTAAATTACAGATTTAATAAAGGAGCCAGTGTGTTAGTCTGCtatgttgtaaataaaatacaggaGCGAAACAACTACAGAATGCATTGTTGTTattcttaatttaaaaataatgcataatttaCACTGCCATGATTTAATGGTTACTAATTAAATAAGATTTCAGAAACAGTGAATAAAGAGTTGTTATTATTGaatatgtgtctgtgtggaaaAACTACCTGATACATGCAGGAAATTCTCATTTTCCACCTCATCTCCTCCGTGGGCAACTTGACACTTGTACCGTCCTCCATCTGACACCTGAAGGTTCCTCAGAATCAGAGACACGTCTCCTTTCCTCAGCTCGTGGGTGAACAGACCCAATCTGCCCTCATAGCCCTTTCCCTCTTTCACCTGCCCGTTCTGATACAGACAAATACAGTCTGTCCCCTTAAACCACCTGATCTCCATGGCAACAGCACTCTTTTTAGGAGAGAGGTGACAGAACAGAGTGACATCATCACCAGGAATAAGCTTACCAAAACCATGGGATCTGGAGACCAGTTTAAGCCCTGAGAGGAGGAACACAGGGTAAAGAGCTGTTCCAGCGCATTTTTACAGAAGGAAATTGTTTCTAAACATattatgtgatatttttttGCAGATACACAACACTTACCTGCAACATGCAGGTAAATAACCGCAActtcttctttcctctctccatGAGCTTCACACCTGTACTGTCCAGAATCCATGACTTTAACATCTCTCAGCGTCAGAGACACTTTTCTCCCAAatctcatacacatacaccctAATGTCCTTCTGTCCTCATAGGACTGCTGGTGAATACATTCTGTCTCCTTAAACCACCTGATCTCTCTGGTACCTCCACTGATTTCAGGAGAGAGTTTACAGTGTAGAGTGACCGTGTCACCAGCAGAAGAACTCACTGAAGAAATCTTGAGATGTGAGGTTCTAGTTGAAGCAGACATGGAGCACAGAGGTCGATACTTTCACTTATAAACAGACGGTGATTTCCACAAAGATTCAGCTGAAGGAATGAAAAGATAAGGGTAATGGACATGAAGAAGCAGTgacctgtgaacctttctgctGAGCTATCTTAAAAAAGGAATAGTGctcctcctattcatatctgtgtttgtatctgtttaaaacCGAGTTTATTTTCAGGCATTACTCATCCATCACAGACAGAATTAACGTTCGCCATACACTGGGGTTAAACCTGGATTAACTCGTAAcccagaatctttttttttttttcaaaattgtatGATTGTTTTCTGTCCACTTTCAATgtattttctgaaataaaatctttctaactgaaaaataacaaatataaaaacactgtGATTGTTTATAccggggtgtccgatcttatccgaaAAGGgacggtgtgggtgcaggttttcattccaaccaagcaggagccacaactaattccacctgtttaatcagttgatgctgactttcaatagactcaggtgtggcttatatacatatatacatatatacatatatatatatatatatatatatatatatatatatatatatatatatataaaaagctgctttgtgactctGTCCattgctatacaaataaaattgaatttctACAGATGCCAGTCGTTATGGACTGGGTGTTCTACTAGCTCAGGTACAGTCAGGGGGAAATTAGAAATCAGTTGCTTCCACTTCTCAAAATGTGGTATTGTGTGGTTGAAAAAGAGGCACTAGTCTGCGTGTGCGCTGCCGAGAAGTGGCAAAAATACTTTTGGGGTCATAGTTTAACTTTACAAACTGACCACCAAGCTCTTACAGTGTTGCTTACCACAAACAGAATGGATAGAGCTTGCATGCACATTGCTCTACTGTGCTTTAATTATGTGGTATATCACCCAGGTACAGAAAACTATACCGCTGATTTCCTATCATCATGTCTTCCTCTGCCTGAACATGCTGATTTTCTCTACATTGCACTCTTTACTAGTGAATGACTTTGAAGCTGCCAGCTCTGCTGCCCTGAAATGGAAGCCTTTCAAACAGATTAGTCATTAGTCATGAGTGGCCATCTTCCATCAAGGTTGTGATTCAGGTCTTGACCTCCTactataaagagagagaagaactcTTGGTGATGGACAGTTACAGATCCCATATGGTGAGTATGGGACgctagatcagaatttcagctttcatttcctaatATTCATATCTAGATGccttaaacaacttagaacatgacacTCTGGTGGTAGATCATCCAagttttaggtgagcaaaaggaTTAGAACAgcgttaaagtaaataacacgtaATACTTGGCTGCATATCCCTcgtttgcaataactgcatcaagctggcaACCCAGTAACATCACCATACTGTTGcgttcttcttctgtgaagctttttgaggtttttactgcagcttcttcaGTAGCTGTTTGTTTCGTGGGGTTTCTCCcatcagtctcctcttcaagaggtgaaatgctgctcagttgggtgaagatctggtgattgacttgtccagtctaaaccCTTCCACATTTCCCcctgaagtcctgtgttgaggtggaagtgtgttttggattgttgttttgctgcatgatgaagttcttcctgattaatttggatgcatttctctctaaactggcagacaaaatgttcctgtaaacttctgaattcattctgctgctaccatcatgagttcatcaccaataaagattagtgagaatgttccagaagcaaccatgcaagcccaagccatgacactacctccaccatgtttcacagatcagcttgtatgttctggatcatgagcagatcctgtgattggcatcttgtggtatgtcctctatatttctgctctcaaagtcttatTCGAACGGTGGCTTGtcataccttcacccctgccctgtggaagatgttggtgatgtcactgactatgttttttgtttgttcttcacagctctcacaatgtttctgtcagcaactgctgttgttttccttggccgacctgttcggtatctgttcctcagtggttcctttctttttcagaacctTCTAAATTGTCGTAAAgtctatgcccaatgtttgtacAATGGCTTTGATTGATTGTCCCTTTTCTTCAAAATGTctcgcttttctcccacagacagctcttTGATATTcttgttggcttatcctttttaacaactgCAGTCTCCACAGGCGCAACCCAGggttcaaaccaagagtagatattcagaacatttaattgtttaaacagtcaatctaacagtgCACATCTGGGCAAAGCGAAAcgtgaaaaatgggtgggttcaaacagaAGGTGCCATGTTATACGTTTTAAtaagtttaacacatctagatgtaaatatcaggaaatgaaacctAATATTCAATCATATATTGATCCCAAACCCACtcacttatttatatttttattgtgctCTATCATGAGTGTGCAACACTGATAACCTCGGAGCATTAATTAAAGGGAATTAGATTCCACCCAATTTATTGCTAATGCAATAAGGTCACTTGGAGGCACTCTGAGAGAAGAGAACGTTGTAACCTGGAACAGTAGCTATACTTGTTGATATGTAGCAGTAAATGTGTAGGTTGTGGAGATGAATTGTTGCATGTCATTTATTCAGACAACACCACACTtttcgttcattaataaataataaattgtaaatgttGCAAgtagctgtggtataagtggaataaaattatTCTAAACgactggaaaataatccattgtGCAGTGATAAAGTTAACTCCTTTTTGCATCCGAGTTATTTTGCCTGACACTTACCCTGTGTTTAATTGTCCACCacattatgaaaaaataaaaataaaccagaTGAAATGTTAAGTGATAAATTCTAGGTCTATTATATTATAAGTCTAAACTAGAAATCAGAGTAACAGACAGATTGgtgagatttgtttttttttttttcctcttacctTTTTTTCTATTCTGTATCGGTTCCTTTTTGAAGAAATAAAACCTGGTTGTTCCACGAAAGAAACATCAAACGATCCTCAACAGCTTCCAATAAGACAGTAAtgtgaaaaagaatgaaaataaactTGACCAGACAAAATAACAGGTTGTGACATGCTGAAGGTGAAGCTTTGATTTCAGCAAGGCAATAGATACCCTAACTGAGTTAACATGACATGTATGATAAGAGGAAGTGTAACAggaaatgttaataatgtgaataATACTGTCCTCCTTCCATGCGTAATATTTAAGTTAAACTCCATTCACTATAGAATCAGGAAATGTGTGTTCAGGTTCATTCACgctgtcattatggggtattgtttgtagaactttgaggaaaataatgaatttaatccattttggaataacgctgtaacataacaaaatgtggaaaaaatgaagcgctgtgaatactttccggatgcattgtacacacacatcttcacatacacacacaccttcacatacacaccttcacatacacacacacacacacacacacacgcacacacacaccttcacatacacaccttcactcacacacaccttcactcacacacaccttcactcacacacacacacccaccttcacatacacacgcacacacaccttcacacacacaccccttcacaccttcacatacacaccttcacatacacacgcacacacaccttcacacacacaccttcacatacacacctacacacacacaccattacatacacacacaccttcacatacacacacaccttcacacatacacacccacaccttctcacacaaacataccttcacatacacacccatcttcacatacacacacacctttacatacacacacaccttcacatacacacgcacacacaccttcacatacacccccattctcacacacacacacaccttcacatacacacacaacttcacacaaacatacacacctacacacacacacacacctttacacatacacacacacaccttctcacacaaacataccttcacatacacacacaccttcacatgcacacacatcttcacatacacatctacacacacacacctacaccttctctcacacatatacaccattcacacacacacaccttcacgtacaaacacacatacacacacacacacacacacacacacacacacacacacacacacacacgcttgcaCCCATCACTGTTGTGTAATAAGTGCACTATACATGaatatataattgtgtgtgtgtgtgtgtgtgtgtgtgtgtgtgtaggcagggGTGCTGGTCATGTGGAAGTTGGATGCTCGAGGGAGACTGAACGGAACTCATATGATGAAACAGACCTACAACAAACCCTTAACCACCTGTATCTTCAGACCCACACCACCCACAGAGTGagattcactcacacacacacacacacacacacacacacacacacacactctgtcactttcacacacacacagacacactctctttcatgcacacacacatgcgcgcacacactgTCACTTTCAGGCACAcactctatcacacacacacacgcacacactcacacactcacacacgatCATTtcttatacatacagtatctcacaaaagtgagtacacccctcacatttttgtaaatatttgattatatcttttcatgtgacaaccatcacaaacacacaaaaccataaattaatgaatttcCTTTGGATTTACAgatgaaatagaaataaaaaagagaagtgGTAAGCCAttcatttatctatttattttttgatcatgtctaatctctctcttttaagtacaatacatacagtatctcacaaaagtgagtacacccctcacatttttgtaaatatttgattatatcttttcatgtgacaacactgaagaaatgacactttgctacaatgtaaagtagtgagtgtacagcttgtgtaacagtgtaaatttgctgtcccctcaaaataactcaacacacagccattaatgtctaaaccaacCGCTGgcatggtctgagcactgacaggctgaccccccacc
This Ictalurus furcatus strain D&B chromosome 1, Billie_1.0, whole genome shotgun sequence DNA region includes the following protein-coding sequences:
- the LOC128615240 gene encoding butyrophilin-like protein 2 isoform X3 → MSASTRTSHLKISSVSSSAGDTVTLHCKLSPEISGGTREIRWFKETECIHQQSYEDRRTLGCMCMRFGRKVSLTLRDVKVMDSGQYRCEAHGERKEEVAVIYLHVAGLKLVSRSHGFGKLIPGDDVTLFCHLSPKKSAVAMEIRWFKGTDCICLYQNGQVKEGKGYEGRLGLFTHELRKGDVSLILRNLQVSDGGRYKCQVAHGGDEVENENFLHVSELKLTVQPKYYFRFSMTETPIAQPYTIYACAGDDVILSCHLSPKMNAVAMEIRWFKGTDCICLYQKGKVKEGKDYEGRVSLFTHELEEGNVSLMLREVQQSDGGEYKCEVTRRKYKLENSGVNLHISVSSMKIWCIKFGVEELERPVQSPDLNPTEYLWDELENRLHPRPSRPTSMPDLTNTLRAQ